A genomic stretch from Arachis stenosperma cultivar V10309 chromosome 3, arast.V10309.gnm1.PFL2, whole genome shotgun sequence includes:
- the LOC130966565 gene encoding uncharacterized protein LOC130966565, with translation MIRLMKKYGIIHKVATAYHPQTNGQADVSIREIKRILEKIVKPHMRDWSTKLTNALWAYRTTYKMPIGMSPFRLVYGMAFHLLVEIEHKAYWAVRECNPGFWRAKSERKLQLVELECLRLEAYDNSRLYKEKMKAVHDKNIWRREFRAGELVLLYNSRLRLMPEKLRSRWEVSYRVEKAEPYGVYHLRHPSSPTIFKVNGHRLKLYHGEKKKSDKEVEVFLLKDATDGEEI, from the coding sequence ATGATAAGGTTAATGAAGAAGTATGGCATCATCCATAAGGTGGCCACGGCCTATCACCCCCAAACGAATGGCCAAGCTGATGTCTCCATCCGGGAGATCAAGCGCATATTGGAGAAAATTGTGAAGCCTCATATGAGAGACTGGAGTACTAAGCTCACTAATGCGTTATGGGCCTACCGAACGACCTACAAGATGCCAATTGGCATGAGCCCATTCAGGTTGGTCTATGGCATGGCTTTCCATCTACTAGTGGAGATAGAGCACAAGGCTTATTGGGCTGTAAGAGAATGCAATCCAGGATTTTGGAGGGCCAAAAGTGAAAGGAAATTACAGCTAGTGGAATTAGAGTGTCTTAGATTGGAAGCTTATGACAATTCAAGGCTTTACAAGGAGAAAATGAAAGCGGTGCATGATAAGAATATCTGGAGAAGAGAATTCAGAGCTGGAGAACTTGTCCTACTCTACAACTCTAGATTGAGGTTGATGCCTGAAAAACTAAGATCAAGGTGGGAAGTGTCGTATAGAGTAGAGAAGGCGGAGCCATATGGGGTTTATCATTTGAGACATCCTTCAAGCCCCACAATATTCAAAGTTAATGGTCATCGTCTGAAGCTATACCAtggagagaagaagaaaagtgaCAAAGAGGTTGAGGTGTTCCTTTTGAAGGATGCAACCGATGGTGAAGAGATATGA